Proteins from a genomic interval of Chryseobacterium indologenes:
- the dacB gene encoding D-alanyl-D-alanine carboxypeptidase/D-alanyl-D-alanine-endopeptidase, producing MVNYRKYISSAAVLASGFFLAQSTVSTVLYSQNYDNQKNSLNLPSPVSSVAERAVLSAKELVDINVNTMMADPVLKNATWGFVVYDPKTKKVISSYNESTPLVPASTTKLLTTETAMNLLGENYRWITQLEYSGTVDENGTLNGNLYVVGSGDPSLGTNKAGAWSYRDIISDFIGGLSREGIRKVNGDIIIQTALFKGNISMLPENVVWLENNNYYLPAGTTQGINPANEKLIVKKASFSPEKKFFYVSPYAHQMVYAEKYDGEGILTTKLPDAPAYLANSFRTTLVKSGIPVTGKVSPKMTDATPENRKMISAYKSPTLGDIIYYTNQHSDNSLAEALLKTVGFQKLGDQTSESGRTVVTGHLREVGFDMDGLNYMDGSGLSRGNNVTPISQVKFLTSLMDEKYYKSYLKSLPVGGQSGTLKRMFNGEGNGQIFAKTGTLNKVKTLAGYLKTNSGKTLVFSLMVNNYAGSVDMVKKRMEKILEPALNL from the coding sequence ATGGTAAATTACAGAAAATATATTTCAAGTGCGGCGGTATTGGCTTCTGGTTTTTTCCTGGCTCAATCTACCGTTTCTACCGTTCTTTATTCTCAAAATTATGACAATCAGAAAAACAGTTTAAACCTCCCTTCACCCGTTAGCTCGGTAGCGGAGAGAGCTGTATTGTCGGCTAAAGAACTCGTAGATATTAATGTAAACACAATGATGGCGGATCCTGTGCTGAAAAATGCAACATGGGGATTCGTAGTGTATGATCCGAAAACGAAGAAAGTGATCTCTTCGTACAATGAAAGCACTCCGTTGGTGCCTGCTTCTACCACGAAGCTGCTTACCACAGAAACGGCGATGAATCTTTTAGGGGAAAACTACCGTTGGATCACCCAGCTGGAATATTCCGGTACAGTGGACGAAAACGGTACATTAAATGGAAATCTGTATGTTGTAGGCAGTGGAGACCCGTCTTTAGGAACCAATAAAGCAGGGGCATGGTCATACAGAGACATTATTTCAGATTTTATAGGAGGACTTTCGCGTGAAGGAATCAGAAAGGTAAATGGTGATATTATCATTCAGACAGCGCTTTTCAAAGGCAATATTTCAATGCTTCCGGAAAATGTTGTATGGTTGGAAAATAATAATTACTATCTGCCGGCAGGTACAACACAAGGAATCAATCCGGCCAACGAAAAACTGATCGTAAAAAAAGCAAGCTTCTCACCGGAAAAGAAATTCTTCTACGTTTCACCTTACGCCCATCAGATGGTGTACGCAGAGAAGTATGACGGTGAAGGTATTCTTACAACAAAACTTCCTGATGCTCCGGCTTATCTGGCCAATTCTTTCAGAACTACATTGGTGAAAAGCGGAATTCCCGTTACAGGAAAAGTAAGCCCGAAAATGACTGATGCAACTCCTGAGAACAGAAAAATGATTTCAGCATACAAGTCTCCTACTTTGGGTGATATTATATATTACACCAACCAGCATAGTGATAATTCACTGGCTGAAGCTCTGTTGAAAACGGTTGGGTTCCAGAAGTTGGGTGACCAGACTTCAGAATCAGGAAGAACAGTAGTAACAGGACATCTAAGAGAAGTTGGTTTTGATATGGATGGGTTGAATTATATGGATGGAAGCGGCCTTTCAAGAGGGAATAACGTGACACCGATTTCTCAGGTGAAGTTTTTAACTTCTTTGATGGATGAGAAATATTATAAGTCTTACCTTAAGTCATTACCTGTTGGCGGACAATCGGGAACTTTAAAAAGAATGTTTAACGGAGAAGGAAACGGGCAGATTTTTGCTAAAACAGGAACTTTAAATAAAGTAAAGACTTTAGCAGGGTATCTTAAAACCAATTCCGGAAAAACGTTGGTCTTTTCCCTGATGGTAAATAATTATGCCGGATCAGTAGATATGGTGAAGAAAAGAATGGAGAAAATTCTTGAACCTGCATTGAATCTTTAG
- a CDS encoding cupin-like domain-containing protein has protein sequence MRLEPVQKAKKLNSKNFINNYMKPRLPLIIEDFVSSESPAFEKWNYDYFKKIAGDHKVNIYGSELESIDRVASDPIAQTTFSDYLNEISTAPTEHRLFLFNLLTIKPELKKDILYNDLTNGKILKWLPFMFFGGQGSITRNHIDIDMSHVFMTQFKGIKRVWLFPWEQSDLMYKLPYNFHSLPNIKNPDYREFPGLLYLNGYEAVLHPGETLYIPSGWWHYIQYETEGYSVSVRALPTALIEKWRGFKNLIFTKNFDTIMRRLFKEKWFQYKIKIAKSRGTRASKKQRSFQI, from the coding sequence ATGAGATTAGAGCCGGTACAAAAAGCAAAGAAGTTGAATTCGAAAAATTTCATCAACAATTATATGAAGCCAAGACTTCCCCTTATTATTGAAGACTTTGTCAGTTCGGAAAGTCCGGCATTTGAAAAGTGGAATTATGATTATTTCAAAAAGATAGCCGGAGATCATAAAGTCAATATTTACGGGAGCGAGCTGGAATCCATAGACAGGGTTGCCAGTGATCCTATTGCACAGACAACTTTTTCTGATTATTTGAATGAGATCAGTACGGCCCCCACAGAACACAGGTTATTTTTATTTAACCTGCTTACCATTAAACCTGAACTCAAGAAAGATATTCTTTATAATGACCTTACCAACGGTAAAATTTTAAAGTGGCTTCCTTTCATGTTTTTTGGCGGCCAGGGCTCAATTACCAGGAACCATATCGATATAGACATGTCCCATGTTTTTATGACTCAGTTTAAGGGCATCAAAAGGGTCTGGCTCTTTCCCTGGGAACAGTCTGATCTCATGTATAAGCTGCCTTATAATTTCCACAGTTTACCTAATATCAAAAATCCTGATTACCGGGAATTTCCGGGATTGCTCTATTTAAATGGTTACGAGGCAGTATTACATCCCGGTGAAACACTTTATATTCCCTCCGGATGGTGGCATTATATACAATATGAAACAGAAGGATATTCGGTATCAGTCAGAGCACTTCCCACAGCACTTATTGAAAAGTGGCGTGGTTTTAAAAATCTGATATTCACCAAAAACTTTGACACTATAATGCGTCGGCTTTTTAAAGAAAAATGGTTTCAATATAAAATAAAAATAGCCAAATCACGGGGAACAAGAGCCTCAAAAAAACAAAGAAGCTTTCAAATCTGA